One Flavobacterium cerinum genomic window, AACCGGTGACGCTTTTGATGCAGATTTTGCTGAAGCCATTACTTTAATCCCGGCTCCGTCAGAAGAGCTAAAAGGGAAAATTGTAGATGTAATTGAAAAAGGGTACAAACTCGGAGATAAAATTATCCGTTTCCCTAAAGTAGTGGTTGGACAATAAAGCTTTAAAAAAATAGAAACTCCGGAGCCCTTTCTAAGAGCATCCGGAGTATTTCAATTCGAACAATAGGTTTATGAAAAAAGATTTTTACGAAATATTAGGAGTGGATAAAAGTGCTACGCCGGAGCAAATTAAAAAAGCATACCGCAAAAAAGCAATTGAATTTCACCCTGATAAAAACCCGGGCGATAAAGAAGCCGAAGAAAAATTCAAATTGGCAGCTGAAGCTTATGAAGTATTAAGTGATGCTGACAAAAAAGCACGTTATGACCAATACGGTCATGCCGCATTCGATGGTGCCGGCGGATTTGGCGGTGGCGGACATATGAATATGGATGACATCTTCAGTCAGTTCGGAGATATTTTCGGAAGTGCTTTCGGTGGCGGATTCGGTGGATTTAGTGGTGGATTCGGTGGCGGTGGCCAACGTCGTATGAAAGGTAGTAACCTGAGAATCAAAGTGAAATTAACACTGGAAGAGATTGCGAACGGAGTTGAAAAGAAAGTTAAAGTAAAACGTAAAGTTCAGGCTCAGGGCGTAACCTATAAAACCTGTCCGACTTGTAACGGTTCGGGTCAGGTGATGAAAGTGACCAATACAATTCTGGGAAGAATGCAAACGTCTTCTCCGTGTCATACCTGTAGCGGAACCGGTCAGATAATCGATAGTAAACCGAACAATGCCGATGCACAGGGAATGATCATGGAAGATGAAACCGTATCGATCAAAATACCGGCCGGTGTTGTAGACGGTATGCAGCTTAAAGTTGCCGGTAAAGGTAACGATGCACCGGGTGCAAACAGTGTTCCGGGTGACCTGATTGTAGCAATTGAAGAAGTTGAACACGAAAAACTGAAGCGTGAAGGAGAAAACCTGCATTATGACTTATATATTAGTGTAGCCGAAGCCGCTTTAGGAACATCAAAAGATATTGATACCGTAAACGGAAAAGTAAGAATCAAACTGGAAGAAGGAATCCAGTCCGGAAAAATTCTGAGATTAAAAGGGAAAGGAATTCCAAGCCTTAATAATTACGGAAGCGGAGATTTGTTAGTTCACGTTAATGTGTGGACGCCGAAAACACTGAATAAAGAACAAAAGCAGTTTTTTGAGAAAATGCTGACTGATGAAAACTTTACACCGAAACCGGAAAAGTCCGATAA contains:
- the dnaJ gene encoding molecular chaperone DnaJ, yielding MKKDFYEILGVDKSATPEQIKKAYRKKAIEFHPDKNPGDKEAEEKFKLAAEAYEVLSDADKKARYDQYGHAAFDGAGGFGGGGHMNMDDIFSQFGDIFGSAFGGGFGGFSGGFGGGGQRRMKGSNLRIKVKLTLEEIANGVEKKVKVKRKVQAQGVTYKTCPTCNGSGQVMKVTNTILGRMQTSSPCHTCSGTGQIIDSKPNNADAQGMIMEDETVSIKIPAGVVDGMQLKVAGKGNDAPGANSVPGDLIVAIEEVEHEKLKREGENLHYDLYISVAEAALGTSKDIDTVNGKVRIKLEEGIQSGKILRLKGKGIPSLNNYGSGDLLVHVNVWTPKTLNKEQKQFFEKMLTDENFTPKPEKSDKSFFEKVKDMFS